Part of the Mastacembelus armatus chromosome 6, fMasArm1.2, whole genome shotgun sequence genome, attcatttgatttgacagtcaggtattgattacatgcagatgttgataaaactactgggctacttaaatacatatcacactaactagttagacattatggtcttccggacctttgcttcaagaaatcttctctaactggacctctttaaattttagttgaatacccctgatCTAAACCAACAAAAATCGCTTCTTGAAATCTTTCAGCATCATCAGTTCTTTCAACTGCTCATGTAACGATACTTTGCTCACTGTGTTCCATTTTCAATCAATCTTGGTAAAAGTTGTACCAGTGCATTAAAAGGCATCCaatcattatctatacccgcttattgcTTAACCAGgttcacatggatctgctggagcctatcccagctctctctgggtgaaaggcaggtacAGCCGCTCTGGGTCGGAGTCTGGCTCAAATATTATTGGTTGATCATTGTACACGCCCCAGATGAAGTTCTTAGAAAAAGATACTAGCTCAGGAGCATAAGAAAACTATACAATTATGAAAATAGTAACAAAATTAAATGGCTAGATAATGTTTCAATTAATACAAAAGCTACTTCTCCAGGGAGAGATGGCATTCATAAAACTATGATACACAGTGAGAGAACACATTAGTAATACACTAATGCCGTTAGGGTTATATTTTAGCTCTGttaataatgtaaaacaaaggTGAAATTCCAGGGGcgggggagaagaagaaggaggaaggggagaagaagaagaagaagtagggGGAGGGGGAGAAGAGCCAGAAGAGCCGCGTGTGTCGTAAAGCAACCTCAGCCACCGAGTGGCAGCTGAGTCCAGTGTGAACGGGGACATTAACGATGAACGGGGCTCTGGGCTTCAGAAACTGCGGCTCTGTGCTGATAACAGGAGCCAACCGTGGGCTCGGGCTGCAGATGGTCGAAACGCTGGCGAGTGGAGCTTTTTCTCCGGGCAAGATTATCGCCACAGCCAGAAACCCCGCGGCCGCGCAGGTAACGTTGGGTCTAAACTAAACCTACGGACAGACAGTTTTTCCTGAAGTGAACCGTCTTGTAGCTGCACCGCCTGTAGTGATTGAAACTCGTTGGTTTAGAGGAACAAGGTGCagggtgcagcagcagcaccagacCATAGCGGACTGTCACCGTTGTTCATTGTTACTCCACATTTATGAAGCAACAttgacacacactgtgtgtttctgacttACAGAAACTTCAGGAAGTGGCGCAGAAGTATCCCAACATCCACATAACCACTTTGGGTAAGATAGAGCAGCGATCGGTGTGTTTGTAGACTAATAAAGGTCACACAGGCCTGTATGTTAGTGAtgtatggagccagaacagtgacagtttaactgaaaaataaaataaaaaaaaactttagcaTTGAAGcatttgtgctgaaaagaaaaaaaaaaacattgaaaagtaTGAATACTAAAAATTCGTCTTTTCTTTTAATGCTGaggtgttttttaattttagtgacaACTTTGGTTTTCAGttgtcagtgatttttttttttttttttttttgtcctagtTTTCAATTACTGTTTTGTGGTGGAGGCGAGGGCTCTGAGGGGTGGGGCTAAGGGATGTGGTTACTACATAATATATATTGCGTATTAATGAACAAGCAACATGGCTCAAGCTTCGCATCTTACTCTACCTTGCTGTAAACATTGTCAAATACAGCATCTCCTAGTAAGAATGTTATTGTGGAAATCTGAGGTTATGCCGATGCCTTCCTTGGAATCTAAGCAGTCACTTACATGCAAAgagggaaaatgaaaagcacCATTCTGATtagtgaaaatacaaatttgagTAGGAGAAATGCCATTATATTAACTAAAGTGTACTTACTAACGGTAGTGTGGTTCCATTAAGTGATAAATGGGCTCACCATCTTGCTCACTACCTAACTTGACCATAGACCAGCATGAATTCAGCTGCAGTTCCCAAACAGCAAGTCTGTTTTTATCCAGTTTTTTCTACCACACAGAATTGGGCTGGTATGAAGTTAATGTTAACTTTTAACCAGCATAGTAATGTTTTATTGGCTTTGACAGAGGTTCACTGGAGCAAGTTGACACTAGGATCGACACCCTGAGCATTAACTTTGATGTTGAGGTTGTCACATATTTTGCATTAATACTAGGGCTATCAGTcgatttaaaatatttaaccatGATTGTCTATAGTTAATCTGTAGTTAATCGCAAAttaatcacatatttttttggTATAAATGTACCATTAAAAGCATATTTTCAAGTGTTTACTTTGCTTATCAAGATAAGAACGTAGAAATATATGCTGCTTTATACAAATCTGTTTATTCTGGTGACACTATACAGAAAGGTTTCCGGAATAATGTTGCATCTGtgcatgttaaaaaatatgCTCAAAGCATAAGCTGTCAAACTCAGGCCCATCAAACAGATGGacatattaaattaaatgtaacgGGAAACTCTGACAATGTAGTGTCAGCGTTTACAACTGAAAGGTAAAATAGATGATGAACAAACAGACCCACTGTGCAACAAGCACATTGGTCAAAGTTCATTCACTGGATCTTTAACACTTAAATTATCTCACACTGTAATTGTGAACTGTAACGTTCGCTTTCCTCTTCGGTTGTATTCTGCTGAACTAGAAGAAAAAACTACCATAACATACGGTACATGGGCTGTCCCCAGTATTTCTGTGTCTTTGCACTGAACCAATTACTCAAAAATACAAGCCTATTTAAATTTTCAGAAGACAGGGCATCTTTGACAGGACAGGATACTTAACCATTAACTCCAGCTTAGCTAACTAGATACCTAGCGAAACCCTAGCAATATGTGAACTTTAGCACTTGCTCTATTAGGACagagacaggacagagacagactgaccTGTGGTTtaggagctgcagctgagctCTTAAAGCCATTTACCTGAGGTCTGTGGTAATGAGAGAGCTGAGTAAGAGAGGGCAGAGTATGGAGTCAGATGTCTCTCCCTGCTGTGCAGGTGCTACTGAATATGCAGTAATCATGCTCTTCTTTGCCCTGCCCCTCAGAGCCTCCATGccaaaactgcaaatatttttttagctCCAATTTTGTTTTAAGTGCCTGTTGTTAGTGTCAGTGCTAAAGTTCAGCTGTCACTGTTCTGCCTCCACAGGTATGTTACTGATGTGAGTTAATTATGTTTCTCTGGTTATTTGATGGATGGTCAGTTATCCATTATTGATGTTATTCAGACATATATAATCATCTACAAAGAAAAACTTACAATATATACACTGTTTTGTTTACCATGTTTGATACTTCCAATTAGTCTGGAAGCATTGCttgcttcatttatttattttctctatattttaatgatttgcatgttgatgtgtttctcttccagATGTAGTGAGCCAGGAGAGCATAGACAAGGCTGTGGAGGCCGTGGCCCAGTTGGTAAAAGAAGATGGTCTCAACTGCTTGATCAACAATGGAGGGGTCAATGTGTTGGCAGACTTTCATACTGTAACTCCAGAGATGATGATTGAAAACTATCGCACCAACACTGTGGCTCCTGTCATGATCACCAAGGTAGAGTTTGTAGTGAGACTTTGTTGTTCTTGTTGACTTGGGTGTAGCGGCTCGGCTAGATACAAAGAAAGTTTTGCtgaaaaatccatccatcatctatacccacttattcctaaccagggtcacagggatctgctggagtctatcccagctctctttgggtgaaaggcagggctacaccctggacaggtcaccagtccatcacagggccacatagagacaaacaacctcacacactcacactcactcctatgggcaatttagagtcaccaatcaacctgacatacatgtttttggactgtgggaggaaaccagagtacctggagaaaacccacaatgAGAACATGTAAATTCCACACACAAAGTTTCCTGTTGGGTTTTGAAACAGGAGCCAGTCatgctgtgaggtaacagtgctaaccactaatccaccatgctgccctgctgAGAAATcatgatttattattacataaatCTTGAATTAAAAGTGTGCAGAGGGGGACTACAGAGCAGCACCCTGACCTAGTAGAAATTCAGACTCTGATCAAACACATCATGGCAGATGCTTGCTGACACATAGGGTACCAGCTGAAGGACAATGTCTGTAACTGTAAGGCCACACAGCACCTGAGATCTCTTCTGATAATTAAggactttatttaaaattttgctTTGCAGGGTTCAAGTACATTAGTTGAATTTGTTATTAAAGTAATTGTTAGTTGTAGCAGTAATTCACATTAAATATGCCCAGAAACTGCATATCCAGTTTAGGTCTTCAGtataaaatcataataaaatgttatttaaaaaaaaaaagattatacCTATGTGCCTTTTAGCATTTGTATTAATGAGTATTGATAAGATGCTGTATGTGCTTAAAGACAACCAGTGTTACATAGTTCAtgtcaaataataaaatctttgtAATATTGAGGAATCTCTGCATTAAAACCCTTGACATGAGAAAAGTCTGCCAGCAGAGGGCAACACTAACGTTACAGATACACAGTCAGCTGACTGGGCATGCTTCAGACTTTGTCTGAGCATCAAGATTAAGtaagaaaattaagaaaatgtttttgtctgtacttGGACTTacccttttctttttaatgtactgATTATGGTTACTGAAAACCAGTGGTGGGAAGtaatgaagtacaaatacttcgtCACTGTACtttagatttttcaggtatctgtactttacttgaatatttatttttctgccgactttttacttttactccctacatttaaacacaaatatctacACTTTCCACTCCTTACATTACTCGTTACTTTTTTAACCTCTGTGGATGACGACACTGGATAAAAGACataactaactagagagggatTCGAGTAAGTGTAGAGGTTATGATAGcgagaaaacttgcagtgcgacatggaggaagaaatgGATCCAGGGAGTATTGCTGAATCTGATGATgatgcagcagattcagaaaagcaagacattccccatctATGAATGATTCAAGGTGAATGggttttgttccctgtaccagcactgtgcaggttgttaataaaagaatttccctttttttgtgtgtgttgaactttcggttatcaaaagatgtattgtgtatcactgatggcaaaaaacacttttttacttaagtacatttcagaccctctacttttgtacttttacttgagtaaaagagttgagtcagtacttctacttttaccagtcGTTTTTCaaacaagtatctgtacttctacacTCACATTGCCACCTCTGCTGAAAACCTGTAAATGATTTCAGTCTCAACTgctgtgctttttcttttctttgtttctgccCCTGCCAGGCCTTCCTGCCTCTTTTAAAACAAGCTGCGTCCAGGGGAGGAGCAGATGGCTCAGCTACAATGGGCATCCACAGGGCAGCTGTTATCAACATATCCTCTATGATGGGCTCGGTGGCACACAGCTGGAAAAATGttgacaaatacaaatattaccCCTACAGGGCATCCAAGGTACCCTGGGAAGAAAACTTTGGCTTGATGGGTTCAGGCGGGTAATCAGGGTAGATCTTTGAGGCGTGTAACGTGGGTTAACTACTTTAAATTGCTACAGAAAGGGGTCTCAGATTTGTTTGAATGGGTTGGGCAATGCATGTGTGAATTAATCAATGAAGTCATAACTTCTTATGCAACAGTGGAAGGGTTTTGGAAAAATGTGAGGGAAAATATCATCTAAACCTTTCAGAGTCCATGGTGATCAGCTGTTAGGTTAAACTGTACTGTAGTGGGTTGGGCTTTGCATTACGCTGCGAGGTaaattgtttttacttgttttctcAGAGTGCCCTCAACATGATGAGTCGCTGTATGGCTGCAGACCTAAAGCCTGATGGAATTCTTTGTATGGCTATACACCCTGGCTGGGTCCGCACCGACATGGGGGGGTCAGAGGTGAGGAAAGGCCTAGTCTGACTAACTCTGCCACAATCGTTCATAAAAGTGCAAGCTGTGATTAAAGCATATTAAAGTCTGAGGGAAGATGATGCATGTGACTCAAGTTTTGacttatttttcaaattaatttgatCTATTGTATCACCTTTACTTTTTGTGAAGTTAAATAGTTCTTTAGACTcccaaaaagttttttttcaccTTAAGGGTTTCgacttaagtttttttttatactaatTTCTCACAATTTTAAAACTCacctaagtttttttttttttttttttttgtcctccgTCTCTTTTCAGGGTGATCTGAGTACAGAGGAGAGCATCACTGCCACCTTGTCTGTCATTGGTGGACTTACTGAAAAGGATCATGGGTCTTTTCTCAACTATACAGGGGAGGTGCTGCCCTGGTGATCCTGATCATCACAGTAATCAGCAGGATGATTATGAGCCCTGTCAACTTATCCTAAGTGCTATGTAATCAATCAATTGGACCTCATTCTTGTCTCTGTCTGCCAGAGGAAATCTTTAATATTTCACCTAGTTATACCTTAACATAGGAGAGCAATATTAAAAAGATTAATCTCAGGAGGTTCAAAGAGCAAAACCTAATGTAAATCCATTGTTACTGATTTTTCTTCTGTATTGTCCATGTTTGTGTGATTAGTTGACATTGCTAGTGTGATTACTCTAGATGATTTATTTTAGATGCTCTTACTGTGGAGCTGTGGCTTCAGCATCATTGttataaaacagtaataaaaggtGAAATGTCAATGAGCACATCTTGTAGTAGGAGAGTTTGTAGTAGGAAAAACTCCAACACCTCCAAGATAGTGACAACGGTGAAAAACCCTAACAACAAATGTCATTTGAAGACATGATTGTGTTTCTGAGACATTTCAGGCAGTTAGAGTTGGGAAGAGTAAAGTGTGTGTTATCAGTTTACAGCAGCTGTAGCTATAGCTGCTTTGGTTACGTTACATGAAAAGCAGAGCTGATATGTCAAATGTATCTAACCTCCATGCAAAGTACAGTTAACAGCTAATGAACTTGTGGAGTTTAACAATTAGTGCAGTTCATGTTGACTGTGGTATATCGCAGAGAAACAGGACAGTTGAGGCAGGATTCAGTGCTTCAGCAGTTGTTCATACAATACCCGTGGACAGACGCATGGTTCAACAGTGCAATGATCTGAGAGAAGttgcacattttgtttgtagAAGTCTTCTGACCTGAATATTTGGCAAGCAGGCGTTAGGAGGACGAGAGCTGGATCAGGCCATGGTAAGCTCCCAGAATGTCGTTTAAATCTAAACCAGTTTTCCCAGTAAGCTGTGTGGGACATCATGTGCTGGGTGTGTGTATACAGCGAGACAGACAAGAGGCAGAGGTAGTTTGCTTAGTGTCAAAAACAAGAGTAACTGTTATATGAATTTCTCCTACATGTCTTTAGTTTTCTGTGAAATTTAAGAGCTCACAGCATGGATTTATAGCACAGAATGACATATGCATTCCTGAAGATAAAGATGAGCAGTTTTACTTACTACAGGTAAATATGCTTGTCAGCTCATAACTGAAGTGGAAACACGAGGTCTGCAGGCTAGTGACAAATTTCTGTGTACCAGTATTTTCAGTAAGGATTTTAGGGTATTTGTAAAACGATCTACAATACCTGAATTGTTTATGccaaaaaaattttttttaatatgaatgtatgaatgtaACTGTACTTATGTTATTTTGTAggcttttcattatttaacatACATTGAACAGAGCAAGTACCATTTCATTAAACCATTTCTGACAGCAGACAAGTGTCTCTGTAGGTACAGTTGGTCCAGTTTTCTTCACCTCAACAATAATCAGACTGTTAAAGTATGTTTCAGAAATTTGAAAGAACAAGAACGTTTTGACCTGATCCTC contains:
- the LOC113132703 gene encoding C-factor-like, with product MNGALGFRNCGSVLITGANRGLGLQMVETLASGAFSPGKIIATARNPAAAQKLQEVAQKYPNIHITTLDVVSQESIDKAVEAVAQLVKEDGLNCLINNGGVNVLADFHTVTPEMMIENYRTNTVAPVMITKAFLPLLKQAASRGGADGSATMGIHRAAVINISSMMGSVAHSWKNVDKYKYYPYRASKSALNMMSRCMAADLKPDGILCMAIHPGWVRTDMGGSEGDLSTEESITATLSVIGGLTEKDHGSFLNYTGEVLPW